ACAATTTATTCAAATAAgagaaaatttatgcataaatgaagGTTTTTTTAAGAacttgaaccttcacttagtgaaTACATATCAAATTAGGATTACATAGTAGACAAACTTTGAACCAACAATCCTCTTTTGATTAACCGAATACATATCACATACAAATTATCATATCTTTGGGTGTTACCAAAAGCCGACGCATGGATTGGCCTTGCGTCTATATCCCAGTTTAATAAGTGTTCTAGAGATAAATCCATTTCTCATAGAATGCGACACTACTTCCAACACGCATATAGGCAGGTTTATCAAATGTACCCCTGTAATTAAAGTACCTCACAGAACCTATTATAATCATATTAAGAGCTTAAACTCAACCTTAACCTTTTTCACATTACTTGTACAAAACACTATTTTCCTTAAGATGGATTATGTGacacatatacattttattgCTTCCACTCATTACACATGATGTACTTTACTCATTGAACTCAAGAGCTTTAAAATTTAAAGTGTTGAATCGAGTTTTCATCATTGGTGACTATGGGTTATGGATTTAAGTCTCATCTCCTTTGATGTTTTCCAGACCATATCTCTTGTAAGTCCCTTTGTTAATGGATCAGCCAAATTTTAGCTTGATCTCAGAAAATCTATGGTAATTACACCATTAGTAATTAATTGCCTCACATAACTATGTCTTAGGCCAATGTGTTTGgatttaccattatatatattactttatGATTGTGACAAAGTTGCCTCACTATCACAATGCAAAGATATAGGTGGCATAAGCTTTGTCCAAATTGGAATTTCTAATAGCAAATTCCTAATCCATTCTGCCTCTTTACTACAAGAAGTTAAAGCCACAAATTCTAATGCCATAGTGGAATCTGTTATAAGGTTTTACTTCTTTGAACCCCAAGAGATAGATCCTCCACCAAGGGTGAATATCCACCCATTTATTGATGTATGATCATTGTGATTAGTGATCCAACTGGCATTTGTGAATCCTTCTAGAACAGTAGGATATCATTCATAATGTATGTCATAATCCATAGTATTTTCAAATACTTTAACACTCTATACATAGCATGCCAATGAATATACTTAGGATTACTACATCTACTAAGTTTACCTATAGCAAAtgcaatatcaggtctagtagaaGTTatatagcatacatcaagcaaccAATAACTCTAGCATATTCTTATTGATTTACTGCTCTACTAGTGATAGGATATAATTTCAATTTTGCTTCAAAAGGTGTGCTAACAGATTTGCAGTCATAGtgattaaactttttcaataTCTTTTCTATATAGTGTGATCAGGTGAGAATCAATTTATCATTGTTTCTAAAAATTCTAATACCCAGAATCACATCTGCATTGCccatatctttcatatcaaaattaGATAACAATAGTTTCTTAACACTTTCAACACTTTCAATATCAGTACCAaaaattaacatatcatcaataTATAAGCAAATAATTACACCTTTATTTCTATTGAACTTACTATATATACATTTATCAGATTCATGTATTCTAAAGCCATTAGAAAGAATAACTTGGTCAAAATTTCCATGCCACTGTTTTggggcttgtttaagtccatagaGAGACTTAACCAATTTACATACTTTAGATTCATTTTGTGGCATAATAAAGCCTTCAAGTTattccatgtaaatttcttcatccaattctccattcaagaatgcaATTTTTACATCCATTTAATGGATTTCGAACTTGTAGATGGAAGCTAAGGCAAACAAGACTCTTATAGTTGCAATCCTGGCAATTGGAGCATAAGTATCAAAGTAGTCTATGCCTTCCTTTTGTGTAAAGTCTTTAGCTACTAACCTTGCTTTGAACTTGTCAATTGTTCCATCtaccttcattttcttttttaatatccatttacaacctattggtTTTGATCCAAGAGGTAAATCAGTCAATTTCTAGGTTTTATTACCCATGATAGGATCTATTTCATCATTTATAGCTTCTTTCCAAAATGCAGAATCTTGAGACTTCATTACCTCTTCATAAGTAAGGAGAGATTCCACACTTGGTGAAATTATAGTTTGTCTAGAGTGTGATTCTCTAGTACCTTCAACTAGGTAGATTATGAAGTTTGGTCCAAAAGACTTTGTTGTTCTCCTCCTTTTACTCCTCCTAGGTTCACTAGGTTCAAAAGGTTCACCACTAATACAAAGTGGTTTCAAAGTCTCCACTAATATATTTTGATCATTAACCTTTTGTATGGAAGTGAACTTATTTTCATAGAATTCTGCATCTTTGGATTCTATCACTAAATTAACTCCTATAGAATCATTTGGTTCAATTACCAAGAATTTGTAAGCTTTGCTATGTTCAGCATAGCCAAGGAATACATATTCTATTTCTCGCTCACCTAATTTCCTTATTTTAGGTTCAGGAAGCCTTACAATTGCTCTACAGCCCCAAATCTAAAGATATTTTAAATTAGGCTTCCTTTTCTTCCATAACTCATATGGAGAAGTCCTAGTCTTCTTAAAAGGAACTCTGTTTAATCTATGACAAGCTGTTAGTAAGGCTTCACCCCAATAGCCACTACTTAATCCTAAATTTGACATCATGGCATTGACCATCGGTTTTTCCTTTCtgccactccattttgttgtggagtatatACTGCAAAAGTTTCATGTATCCAACCTATAGATTCATAATAGGCGAGGAAGTAATATTCACCTCTTTTATCCGATCCAAAACACTTTATCTTAGTGTCACATTGGTTTTCATCTTTTaccttataaaccttaaatttatcaattacttcatctttagtatgcataagataaacataacaaaatctagaaaaatcatttataaatgttacaaaatattttttgcctCCTATGGTAGGTGTACCATGCAAATCACATACATCACTATGCACTAATTGAAGTAAAGAAGAAATTCTAGCAGTTTTGTTAGGAAAAGGTTTTCTGGTTATTTTGGTTTTAATACATACACTGCACTTATCATCTATGTCATTTACATATTTAGGAATTAATTTCATATTAGTTATATCTTGCAATTTTGTAGTATTAATATGTCCTAAATGATTATGCCATAAAGAAAGTGAATCAACAATATAAACAGAAACATTCACTTTATTGGTATTAAGCTTAAACATACCCTCATACATATAGCCTTTTCCCACAAAGACTCCACCAATACAAATTTGTTAGATTCAAACACTAACTTAAAGCCAAACTTATTAAGTAAGCTTCTAAAAACTAAATTCTTCCTAATTTCTGGTACATGGTATACATTAGTGAGAGTTAAACTTTTTCCAGAAGTAAATTCAAAAGCGACATCTCCTTTGCCTTTAACTACAGCAGTGGATGAATTTCCCATATAGAGAACATTGTCATTTTCCACCAGTTCATACTTTGAGAATGAACTATTGTCTTTGCAAACATGCCTTGTTGCACTTGAGTCAATCAACCATGCACAGTTATCTTCAACAGcattgatttcagaaattatagcCACAAACTTGTTAGAGTTTGTTCCATCTTGCTTTTTCTTGAGAAGACGACACTCATTTTTGTAGTGTCCAGGTTTTCCACAATAGAAGCACGaacctttctttttcttattttgattcttGACAGAGTTGAACTTCCTCTTTAGATTCCCTTTTTTGGGATGTTGAGGCTGTTTAGAACTATCTCCTTCTTCCATCATATGCACTTTAGAAGTATGTTCTTCAACACCTTTCTGGTTCTACTTAAACACTTCCTTAACTTGAAAATGTTGGCCCAATTATTCAAGAGACATATCATCATTCTTgtgcttcaaagattttctaacatCTTTCCAGGATTGAGATAACTTATCAATAATAGACGAAACAGAAATGCATTCAtccattttcatattatgttgatTGAATTGGTTAAGGATATGTATAATTTCATGAAACTGCTCTACAACAGGCCTACTATCAAGCATGgtataattgaaaattttttcaatCAGAATTTTCTTCCTAGTCACATAATTTGTGAAATACTTAGTCTCAAGTGCATCTCACAACTCTTTTGCAGTATCGAACAGATTGTTTAACATTGAATTGCAAATATGACATTTGCATATATAATGATCTTATTCCCATTTTAGCCTTGCACGTCATTGAGCCAAAGTCTCATTCTCATTCACAGTAAGTTTGGGGGTGGTCAGAACATACACTACTTTAAGACCCGCAAGAAGAAAATGCTTCTTTTTCTACCAGCACCTAAAATTGCGTCCATCAAATCGTTCAAATTTGACAAAATCCACAACAAATTCCCTCAAGATTGAAGAACCAAccattttgaaataacatttTGAAATTGTAGAATAACAAATGTATAAAATGTTGCAGAACAGAAAACGTTTCAAGACATGTTACAATGTCATTTttcttaaaacgttatttgccccAACCAGATCGGTGTGTATTGGATCATCAAATACATTTTCAAGATACAATGAAACCAaagaatataatattatattagttTGCGTTATGCACAAATGAAAAActaatcacaaacacccttagagGAATCTGAACAAATTTCTATAATTCTATTTTTCAGAAAACAAAACCTATGATTGAAGAAAATATAGTTTGTGAAAGTCTTATAAgaaaaagagaatgagagaatgattgAATATTTCTATATCTTCATGGAGTAAATTCTATTTTTAAATAGATAAAATTGTTTTTTTCGAAAAGTTACATCTGTTCAAATCCATTTCATTAACAATCATTCATGAAGCATATTTCTGAAGTCGATTAGGCATCGACCTAGTCGTGCCCTAGTCAAGGCTTGGTTGACACAATCTGAAAtttatttaattctttttgtgtTGAGTAGAATTGGTCGCACTTCCAAAATCTCCTGGTCGCGCCCTGGTCGAGACATTATGAAAAATCAATTATCCTAACCGTTAGATTATTTATACAATTCAAATAccacttgatcttataaaaaatataaaattaatgttaagTCATCCGATCATGATTAACGATCACAATCTCCCAACGATGCAAGCGTGTTTGTGCGCCAACTAAATACGCCACTAGCACCCTATAGCCCAAGCCATGCGCGCGGGCGTGCAACGGCGCTAGGATGCACTAAAGTACACTAGTACTATCTCCTAACCAACTATAAAAAACTATTAAATCTTACCATTAACTAATAACTTTTTCTTTTCCACTCTTTACAATGTGAAACAAACTCACATAACATTATATACTTCTCATAAATGCTTTAGAAAATTTATAAATGAAAGATTTTGGAAGTCCATAAAATtgattatttaagaaaatatttcaatAGAACCTTGTAAGGATGTGGCATTAATATAGAAGGAATGTGGCAATGGATGTTTAGCTCTCAATGAGACTAGCAGTCGCAGCTTCCCTCGTCTCGTGCATTAGTTCATAACCAACCATGACGTTGCGTGTGACTGTCGACGAAAATACGTGCGGTTTAATTGCAAGCATTTTACAGTTATGCTTGTTGGCCAAGAAAATGAAGGAAACAAATTTTGATAGTTTTACCATCATTCAGAGCCTCAATACAACCAACAATTGAAAGCATGTCCATCACAGCATTTGATTCCAACTCTTCTGCCCACGAATGACAATACACCAAAATACATATGCCAAGAGCTTTAGCATCGGTTAAAGTGTTTAGCAATGGCCATATCTCACCTCTGTCATTTGAAAATGGAGGCAAGAACTCAACATTAAAATCAAGAACCATCAGTCAAATCACTCAGCTCTTGCATCACATTTTCAATTGCAGGTCTTTGGATAGGAGACTCATGAGTGCAAAGCAGAGCAATTTTTGCTAGCTTAGCTGCTTCCGTTTCTGAGAATTTTCCCTCAAGATTCATGTCAATAAAATCATCAAATCTGCATAACTCCGCCGCTTGACAGGTCAAGAGTGTTATCTTACGTTTCCCAGCAAGGATTTGAAAAATTAGCATGCCAAATGCATACACGTCACTCTTCTCCGTGAACCGGCCAGTTGTTGCATACTCGGGAGCTAGGTAACCCATTGCCGCACAGGACTTTAGAGTGGAGTAGACAATGTCATCTGCCAGGAGATTGTGAAGGCCAGAATCTGAAAGCAAGGGAATGTATCGTTCATCGATGAGGACTTTCTCGGCGGATATATTTTTGTGAACCAAACCAGGCTTCTTTCCTTTGTTTGCATGCAAGTAGGCAATACCTATTTAGAAGCACGGATTTTAGTACATTTTTAATAACTAAAACAAGGCAAAGAGGAAATCCCCATTTCAAAGTTGCATGCATCTTCTAATTTGGATTTCTACTAGGCAATGTTATGATAGAAAACAACCTCCTAAAAAATGACCACCTGTGGCGACCAGCATGATTTATTGTGAAGGTGAAAATAAGATGATGCCGTTCACTAGAAGATACTTTAATTCCCAATAccttaaaaatgatatttactTCTCTACCTTCTTTCAAAAATCAGGTAGGGTccgttggatcaaagattttcacagagaaaagaaaagaatggaaaatagataagaaattcattttttattatatatatatatatttaaataaataatactaaaaatggaaatttattctaataaaattataaaaaaaaattaaatattattgatgcctaaaattaaaattttattcatttagttgatatattttttattttttttctcattttctttgatatagtttcctttccttttccttaCATTTTCCAAGTTAACGGAGCCGTAGTGTTATGTTCCTCTTTAGAAATCATTCACTGTGATTCACAAAGCAATTTGACATCTAAGTTCTATTCAGTCTTCTTTCCACAAGCTTCAACATGCACATTAAAGAAGGGGAGGGAGTTAAAGAAGGCACGAAAAATAGTATAAGATGCTGACCTCTGGCAATGCCACCAACGATAGAAACTCTGGCAGACCAGTGCAGAACCTTTCCACTGCCAGTCTTCACATCCAAATACTGCAACAAGTTTCCATTTGACACAAAATCATAAATTAGAAAACACTCCCCTCTGCCTTTTGAACAGCAAAACCCTCTCAATCTAACAAGATTTTCATGTTTCAGCGAGGTCAAAATCCTTAACCCCTTCAAGAACTCAGCTTCATCAGACTTGCAGCTTGTCTTGGCAATGCATTTAACAGCAACAACTGATCCATCTCTCAGAATTCCCTTGTATATTGCAGAGGAATTACCTTTACCCAGCAAATTCACCTCGGAGAAGTACTGAGTTGCAGATTCGACATCTTCTAAATTGAACATAAAACTTTCAAAAACTTCCTGCGAAAAACCATTTCCGCTCTGTCTCTTAGCAAGCGGATCCCACCCACTGGAGTATTCTAAACTGATGAGGGGAGAGGAGCTCCTCCTGCAGACCTCCTTGACCTGGTCAGTACTAAGCCGACTATCAGAAGTATCAAGAGCGCTCCCGATTTTCTGTTTTTGACGGCGATACAATAGGAATGCAAAGAGTCCTGTAGTTGTCAATGCAATAATCACTCCAATAGCTCCAATGACGGCAGCAATTTGTGGACTTCTTGATGGACTTGAACAATGGGTCCTGTTACAATTCTGGCGGAAATTTGCTGATTCCGGAATATTTTTTGCGACAAACCCTGTTGATCCTTGTCCCAATGGTTCAGGTTTGTTCGGGTTTAGATTATCAGAAGCCGGACAAACTTCCAAGGAAGAAAACCCACCTCCACAAAGGCCTGGATTGTTTCTGTACTGGAATCCATCAACTAGTCTCTTCAGAGCTTCATTGTCATCCAcaagaaaatcaaaaatcaaacccACCAAATTTACCTCAATGtgtcaaaaataaatatataaacaagCACACCATAATGGAGAAAAGGTATGTTACCAGAAGGAACACTGCCGGAGAGACTATTGTTTCGAACATCTAGAACTAGTAGCGCAGGAGCATTAGCCACTTTCACAGGTATAGAGCCAAAAAGGCCATTAAAGCTCAAATCCAACCTTGTTAACATCCCCAAATCCCCCAAATTGGCAGGAATTGCACCAGTTAATTGATTATACTGCAGAGCGAGAACTCTTAGCTTCTGCAGAGATCCCAGCTGAGTAGGTATGTTCCCACTCAACTTGTTGTAACAGAGCTGCAAAACTGCAAACGAAGCAACCCCATATAGAAGCACAGTCAGTTCAGTTTTTCTCATTTATCTATGCtcatgtaaataaaaaaaataaaaatagaagtttTACCATTTTGCTGTTATAAACCTTGCACTATTTCTCAAACCAAATGGACTTCACAAACACAAAAATGATTGAGGCTATTTTTTGGGGACAAGAAGATAGGCGTTTCTTTTCTTTCACTCAGCCATAAGTTGAACACAAACGTTCTTCAACATTAAGTAAAAGTAATTTTCttcaaaggaaaaaaaagagTGCTCGGTTGTAAACACCCTTGACCCAGAATACCGGAGTAATTGATCTTTTTTCCCGTCAAATAACCAAGAAGAAACAACTAGATTTTTTATTCAGTGACAAAAATAGAACCTTTCTTACAAAAAATCTACAACCAACCTTGAAGATTAGACATATTCCCAATCGCTGGTGGAATACTCCCAGACAGATTATTCACATTGAGATACAAATCAGTAAGCTCAGACAAATGCGAAATTTCCTTGGGTATTTCTCCATACAAAGAGTTGAAGTGCAAGTAAAGACCCGTTAAGCTCTTGAGCTCACCAATGGCTGCAGGTATCTCCCCTGAAAGCCCTTTACCCTGCAGTGATATATTGGTCACACGGCCACGCTCATTGCACGCAACACCCTCCAAGGAGCCACTACATGGATCAGAATCATTGGTCCAGGAGGAGAGGAACAAGCAGCGCGGGTCGAGACTGGCCTTGATGGCCATGAGAGCTCTCAGCTCGATATTTTCACAAACTATTGGTCTGCTCCTTAGACTgaagaaaaggagaaagagaaCATGTAGAAGGCAGCCCATGTCTGGATTTTGGCCACAGAGGCTCAGAGATGAGTCTGGGATTGTTCGAGTTTTGAAACGGGAAGAGCGTTAGAGGACCAAGATGAGATGGGAACGGAAGTTGCTGCCGAGTGGACGTGAGTGAGAGTGGGAGCGTGGGAGTGGGAGTAGGGGTAAAGAAAGAGAGACAATGGCTTTGAGGCAGACAAATTTGAATCCCATGGAATGGAAGAAGGAAGGGATAAGAAGGTAACCGGTTGCAAACAGTAACCTGTTGCAGACAATGTGTCAGAAATCAGGCCTTCCGTCCATAAGCCGATTGTGAAGTCCAAAGACATGTTTCGTACGTTGGTAAGTTCAAAAACCTGCTGTAACACAATATCTGTTTTTTAATTTTGTAATTGGTAGTGAGTTAAAACAAGGCGAGGAGACATTAAGCTCATTTTGCGGAtttaaaagttttttaaaaaaaaaagaccatTACTATCAAGTCCTCTCCTTTTATGGGATAGTGTGAGGACGActttcaaaattatattaaaagatGATACTCTCACATTTAAAAGTAGTTTTTCATATTATAAAGTTTCTCTTTTCATGCCAGATGAGATATTAACAACAGTAATATTACAGTAAATGAGAGAATATAACCTCAGATCAATTACATTGCTTCatgtttgaaatttttatttgtatatatattttggataACTTTGATTGGAGTTGTGTTGGAATTTTGAAAAGTTTActcaaaaaatatggaaacaaaggAAAATAGAGGAAAAAAACTGAACAACGCATTGGGGGAAGGAAGTAGTAAAGCAGGGGAGTAGGAGGGTGGTGGGCAACCGGTTATAGAAGACAAACACTTTCAAATTCTTGATATGAGCAatgatttgtattattttattttgtgttCGATCAGGCAGCCAGTACTTTGGCACGCAATACTGTCACCGGGGGAGTGACGATGGCCGGTGGGGGACTACAACCTCTGGATGCAACACACAGACGGTAGATTTATAACAGGATAATTGAGTTTTTGCCCagattatctttttttttttaaatatatattaaataatattcctTTCTGAGAAAATTTTTCAGAATgattctgacgtaatctcgctacttttTCAAAATGATTCTGACGTAATCTCACTATTTCAAGTAACGAGATTTAAAAAGTAGCGAGATTTACACGTGTGGACATTAAGCAAAGAGTTGGTTGCCACACGTCTTTGCAAGATTAGGTCTaacatttaaatctcgctacttggagtagcgagattttctgtGCACTAGGttttcattattaattaaattgttttctTAATTATTTGAGTGAAGAatcaattattaatttaaattttcacttataatttataatttgtaatttagttaaaaatatttttttataaaaaaaaataatataacagtcatacactataaatatacactaattatatttaattaaataggaaaatctttatatattttattgaataggaaatatttaaatattaacatgTTCCATTTGTTGCCGCTATTTCTAGCACAAAGAGAAACAatgatccatcaatttatcatattattccttttgatggaattaagattttaatttttgcatttctGGCATTTAGTATTTTGTATTTGTTCCTTTGTAatcctctctgtctctctctgttTCTGTTCCACCATTTTTCCTATAAATTCTAACGTCATTTTTATTTTGCTGATATGTGTTTTAATTTTCTTCTGTTAAGGGTTAATCGTCTTTTTTAAAAGTTATTGAGAAAATTGGAATGATAAAGAGTAGAGAATAAAATGTTGATCATGAGAATAACAAAAAGATTGGGATATGCCTCCATTAATTTGGATTGTTAAAGGATTGGAATCATGGCTGCCTCCATTATTTTGTCTCTCCATGTGTCAACTAATATATTACTCATTAGTcattactataattaattttgttCCTTGTGAGTAGTCAGGTTGTGGGATGACCGTCTATATGACTTATAGGATGAACAGCTTGCTTGGTTAACCAGGTAAGGAAACCGCCTATATGGCTTATAGGATGAATAGCTTGGCTAACCAGGTAAAGACTCTGATCTCTAAAGAAGATGAGACATGCAAGGATGATAAATTAAAGCAAACTTCAAAGAAAAAAATATACAATGGTAGCAATAAGAACAATACTATTGTTATGGAAAAAGGACATCTTGGATTTGTTAAGGTTAACATGGATGGATTGTCAATAGGGAGGAAAGTGGATCTAAATGCTTCTTCTATATATACGATTTTAGCCCAAGCACGGGAGGACATGTTCGCTAATCCAACCACAGGCATCACTTCCATTCGTGAGTGTAatctttcttttttatattttttatcagcaatgtataatttacttattttctataAATTCGATCTGAAATGTTTTGATGTGAAACTATTGTTAAATCATTGTTGTACCTCAGTCTAACGACTAACTTTTAGAACCAAGTGGTTTAAGATGACATAAACATTTTGATAATCAAGGTCAAATTAGTAGGACTAGGACAGTAATGAGTTGCATAGATAATTCCTTTCtagttttaaaatgtaattatgatTTGTGTAAATAGGTTTGAGTGGAGAGAGCGAGTAATCAAGAAAGGCCACcaagcttttaaatttatcatccgGATTTGTGCTCACTTATGAAGATAAGGAGGGGGACTTGATGCTCGTACGTGATGTTCCTTGGGAGTATGCACCTTTCATTTCTTTTAAATGATTATACTAGTGCAATATatttatacttatgtatatatgtttttgtgaATAATTCTTTGTGTGTATATATGGCAATATATATGACTGATGTTTGTATATGCACTACTAAGCCCTAAATGGCATCCCATCAAATGAcaagactagccttgtggaagaGTAGTTGGTCTATTTCGAGCAACATTTTAAGGTGTAGTAGTAGTAGCTCCACTACTAGTAACGTAATATTAAGCATTTTGGACCATGCTTTTAAGATATGTTTCATTCAAGTTCCTAGGTACTTTGGACAGGCAGAGGCTTATGTCGTTGGAAAATACAATATTGTCTTTGGAAATTTAGATGGTAAACATATGTTTGTTGGTTTGTGTATAAGATGTTTCTCAACACAGTGAAGAGGCTTAGAATCATGAAGACATCGAAAGCTAATGGACTTGGTACCtaagattattaattatgaagacatcgaagtttggaaatgcctagatGATACAAAATTATATGTTAACTAATTTacttaacacaattataaaaatcaagaaaatgtcaAACAAATGGaggaaaacactttaatacctataaacaaaaataaagaatatatttACAATTGTACTAATTACTCTGCAATTACGTTTATGACTCATGGAATGGAACTGCGGTAAAAGTTAGTGGAACTAGCATTAAGGTTAGAAGttaaggtttcaaaaaatcaatttagtttttaTACTTATGAGCTCTATTACAAAAGTAATATATCTTCGAAGAAGATTGAGCATATAAAAATTCAATTCACCAGTTTCAtacacattcaacctatcaaaatactaaaaaaatttcGACCAAGTCCTCTTAAAAAATTAAGCATATCAATCCATGTAcctatgcaaagaaaacattcttcaaatacaattgataccagtatgttcacaacattacattcacaagtttcgtatacattcaatctatcaaaatactataataatttcggcagagtcctgtttacagattgagcatatccatccacgcacttgTGCAAAAataacattcttcaaatacaattgataccaatatgttcacaacgttatattcacaagtttcgtatacattcaacctatcaaaatactataataatttcgGCAGAAtcttgtttacaaattgagcatatccatccacgcacctgtgcaaagaaaacattcttcaaatacaattgataccagtatgtttacaacgttacattcacaagtttcgtatacattcaacctatcaaaatactataataatttcgACAGAAtcttgtttacaaattgagcatatccatccacgcacctgtg
This region of Malania oleifera isolate guangnan ecotype guangnan chromosome 10, ASM2987363v1, whole genome shotgun sequence genomic DNA includes:
- the LOC131166413 gene encoding BRASSINOSTEROID INSENSITIVE 1-associated receptor kinase 1; the encoded protein is MGCLLHVLFLLFFSLRSRPIVCENIELRALMAIKASLDPRCLFLSSWTNDSDPCSGSLEGVACNERGRVTNISLQGKGLSGEIPAAIGELKSLTGLYLHFNSLYGEIPKEISHLSELTDLYLNVNNLSGSIPPAIGNMSNLQVLQLCYNKLSGNIPTQLGSLQKLRVLALQYNQLTGAIPANLGDLGMLTRLDLSFNGLFGSIPVKVANAPALLVLDVRNNSLSGSVPSALKRLVDGFQYRNNPGLCGGGFSSLEVCPASDNLNPNKPEPLGQGSTGFVAKNIPESANFRQNCNRTHCSSPSRSPQIAAVIGAIGVIIALTTTGLFAFLLYRRQKQKIGSALDTSDSRLSTDQVKEVCRRSSSPLISLEYSSGWDPLAKRQSGNGFSQEVFESFMFNLEDVESATQYFSEVNLLGKGNSSAIYKGILRDGSVVAVKCIAKTSCKSDEAEFLKGLRILTSLKHENLVRLRGFCCSKGRGECFLIYDFVSNGNLLQYLDVKTGSGKVLHWSARVSIVGGIARGIAYLHANKGKKPGLVHKNISAEKVLIDERYIPLLSDSGLHNLLADDIVYSTLKSCAAMGYLAPEYATTGRFTEKSDVYAFGMLIFQILAGKRKITLLTCQAAELCRFDDFIDMNLEGKFSETEAAKLAKIALLCTHESPIQRPAIENVMQELSDLTDGS